From the Tripterygium wilfordii isolate XIE 37 chromosome 6, ASM1340144v1, whole genome shotgun sequence genome, one window contains:
- the LOC119999940 gene encoding uncharacterized protein LOC119999940, with product MTVDVEVNVNGNGKVSIKGESEVEDNCSYQDLNKGGDSNTLKQKQLQENDTGGKDDCGDTSYVFVTGNDIVSTDPAEDGDGGIKNHNVGYEDHGIENGVDNAVSTDQANAGEGELITTAAVTQSEPPPLHVHVESSMEETSEEPQGIVVSEVTECKGELPLLHHEKQKGGEVATTMGAQSDQPLPSPPGDEDSRWESNSCLVEENQESQSAVTVNVVHRQVDQMDDSANMTSEVPRMELELEVEQNLENPPADVQAETETTYIAILDQDRVTLPADHAGDSVAGVVLSSGSLSGNQVKAEENGPAEDVETLPSPDSGSASIEVPVADIQSDMGVDGNDAVANENKDGLLSVATKEIVSEATLDNEQNGFSDNADDLPSKIFSENVPVESSESLLSVTIEDAAMNSAFDDARTEGENFDVKSDEYSVSNPAKDMGVESVVVTDDHAKTIPLDNASANSAVDDARGKSDVVKSNECADSNTKKNAEVESTISVTLDNATKNCAVYDVRTESGVEELNVESNGCSDSNPTNHVEVELEVNNGHTMEYTTSSDQRISDVETAIESSLYSIYSEEKLSSLSNGDANSVENRSSENMDGESHTVELVQSQITSADVKAESDMSSTDVLYNNSIVTLENEGDQFTGIDGANKSKVSTASIEGSTGNASEEQDVPAEQVKRPFHYLIKIPRFEDENLKAQIRQAQSQLEEKTQSRDAIQPEIQRKRVNYKEYVDNLKAAISEEKTLRDLLRAKRKEMESLQAVSNRARNAISVEGIEGTIRNMEHKLQHETLTLKEEKLLIREMKQLKQQREQVSSTMGTQEEVQEAIDQKEDIEERLKFLRNEADLLRGKIFKAGVVAKDAKKKLSEESEMLDELQAQRQAADVVRQEAYAHLQCLKKQSFEKSKFFFNYRDDKREATDLASAGDKEALQRLCVNQVERVMEQWNNNLEFRRDYTRCNMRSTLWRLRTLDGRSLGPDEDPPVIPNVVNERVASAVPPISIERVEKQVTPLNATKADDKFTTKVADQKNQTAKTKKPTKHAPLLFGSVTVSGRDEIKDVREEEHKRTMEEEESARKAEQLKKEEQAAKLKEQHRLEEKTKAAEALERKKRIAEKAQARAALRARKEAEHKEKEKEKRARKKEKRKAAAGEDANDNNEGESTIPSSETITETLRESEIEEKLVAVTKRPQKAPQFKQHSKAKSTPLPLRNRGKRRMQTWMWVVVAALVLLALFLVGNSGISYHFGLQRFGF from the exons ATGACGGTCGACGTGGAGGTCAATGTCAATGGAAACGGTAAGGTGTCCATCAAGGGTGAGAGTGAGGTCGAGGACAATTGTAGCTACCAGGATTTGAACAAAGGTGGGGATTCCAATACACTCAAGCAAAAACAACTCCAAGAGAATGACACTGGTGGGAAGGACGATTGTGGTGACACCTCCTACGTTTTCGTTACCGGAAACGACATCGTTTCCACTGATCCGGCTGAGGATGGAGATGGTGGTATTAAGAACCACAATGTCGGTTATGAAGATCATGGGATTGAGAATGGGGTGGACAATGCAGTCTCCACGGATCAAGCCAATGCTGGGGAGGGGGAGCTTATTACCACTGCTGCTGTTACTCAATCTGAGCCCCCACCGCTCCACGTTCACGTGGAATCTTCTATGGAAGAGACCTCGGAGGAGCCTCAAGGAATTGTTGTGTCGGAGGTTACTGAATGCAAAGGGGAGTTGCCACTTCTCCACCATGAGAAACAAAAGGGAGGAGAAGTTGCAACTACAATGGGTGCCCAATCTGATCAACCTCTACCCAGTCCTCCTGGCGATGAGGACTCTAGATGGGAAAGCAATTCGTGTTtggttgaagaaaatcaagagtcTCAAAGTGCAGTTACAGTGAATGTTGTCCATCGTCAAGTGGATCAGATGGATGATTCAGCAAATATGACCTCCGAAGTTCCTAGGATGGAACTTGAGTTGGAGGTGGAACAAAATTTGGAAAACCCACCTGCTGATGTCCAAGCAGAGACAGAAACAACTTATATTGCTATACTTGATCAGGATAGGGTTACCTTACCTGCTGATCATGCTGGAGACAGTGTTGCAGGGGTTGTTCTCAGTAGTGGTTCTCTTTCTGGCAATCAAGTCAAAGCTGAAGAAAATGGGCCTGCTGAGGATGTGGAAACCTTGCCCTCTCCTGACTCTGGAAGTGCATCCATCGAGGTTCCTGTTGCTGATATACAGTCAGATATGGGAGTTGATGGTAATGACGCTGTGGCGAATGAAAACAAAGATGGCTTGCTTTCTGTCGCGACCAAGGAAATTGTTTCAGAAGCAACTCTTGATAATGAGCAAAATGGATTTTCCGACAATGCCGATGATCTGCCCTCCAAAATTTTCTCTGAGAATGTCCCTGTTGAAAGTAGTGAAAGCTTACTGTCTGTTACTATTGAAGATGCAGCCATGAATTCTGCTTTTGATGATGCGAGAACAGAAGGTGAAAATTTCGATGTCAAAAGTGATGAATATTCTGTTTCCAATCCTGCAAAGGATATGGGTGTAGAATCTGTAGTTGTTACTGACGACCACGCCAAAACCATCCCTCTTGATAATGCTTCTGCGAATAGTGCTGTTGATGATGCTAGAGGAAAGAGTGATGTTGTAAAAAGCAACGAATGTGCTGATTCTAATACGAAAAAGAATGCGGAAGTAGAATCCACGATAAGCGTTACTCTTGATAATGCCACCAAAAATTGTGCCGTTTATGATGTCAGAACAGAGAGTGGAGTTGAAGAACTGAACGTAGAAAGTAATGGATGTTCTGATTCTAATCCCACAAACCATGTTGAAGTAGAATTAGAGGTTAATAACGGCCATACAATGGAATATACAACATCAAGTGACCAACGGATCAGTGATGTGGAGACTGCAATTGAAAGTAGTTTGTATTCCATTTACTCTGAAGAGAAATTATCTTCCCTCTCAAATGGTGATGCCAACTCGGTGGAAAATCGATCTTCTGAAAACATGGACGGAGAAAGTCATACAGTTGAGTTAGTTCAGAGTCAAATCACCAGTGCTGATGTGAAAGCTGAGTCTGACATGAGCAGCACAGATGTTCTGTATAATAATTCTATTGTTACTCTGGAAAATGAAGGAGATCAATTCACTGGGATAGATGGTGCAAATAAAAGTAAAGTTTCAACAGCTTCAATTGAAGGTTCCACAGGTAATGCTTCTGAAGAGCAGGATGTGCCAGCTGAACAGGTGAAGAGGCCATTTCACTACTTAATAAAGATTCCAAGATTTGAGGATGAGAACTTGAAAGCGCAGATCAGACAAGCTCAGTCACAACTTGAGGAGAAAACTCAAAGTCGAGATGCTATTCAACCTGAAATCCAGAGAAAAAGG GTCAATTATAAGGAGTATGTGGATAATCTCAAAGCTGCCATATCTGAAGAGAAAACTCTACGAGACTTGCTTAGAGCTAAACGCAAGGAAATGGAGTCTCTTCAAGCTGTGAGTAACAGAGCAAGGAATGCTATTTCTGTTGAGGGCATTGAGGGCACG ATACGCAATATGGAACACAAGCTACAACATGAAACCCTGACTTTAAAAGAGGAAAAGCTGTTGATACGTGAAATGAAACAACTGAAACAACAACGTGAGCAGGTCTCTTCTACTATGGGTACCCAGGAAGAAGTTCAGGAGGCCATAGACCAAAAAGAAGACATAGAAGAGCGCTTGAAG TTTTTGAGGAATGAAGCTGATTTGCTTAGAGGTAAGATTTTTAAAGCTGGGGTTGTGGCCAAAGATGCTAAGAAGAAACTCTCTGAGGAGTCTGAAATGCTTGATGAATTGCAAGCTCAGCGTCAAGCTGCAGATGTTGTTCGCCAAGAAGCATATGCACATTTACAATGTTTGAAGAAACAATCATTTGAGAAG AGCAAATTCTTTTTCAACTACAGGGATGATAAAAGGGAAGCTACCGATTTGGCATCAGCAGGAGATAAAGAAGCACTTCAACGACTTTGTGTTAACCAG GTGGAGAGAGTTATGGAGCAGTGGAACAATAATCTTGAGTTCCGGAGGGATTACACGAGATGCAACATGAGAAGCACGCTATGGAGACTGAGAACATTGGACGGCCGTTCACTTGGTCCAGATGAAGATCCGCCGGTAATTCCCAATGTTGTAAATGAGAGAGTGGCCAGTGCTGTGCCACCAATTTCTattgagagagtggagaaacaAGTTACGCCACTTAATGCGACAAAAGCAGATGATAAATTCACAACAAAGGTTGCAGACCAAAAGAATCAGACAGCCAAAACAAAGAAGCCTACAAAACATGCTCCTTTGTTGTTTGGCTCAGTAACAGTCTCTGGTAGAGATGAAATCAAAGATGTGAGAGAGGAAGAGCATAAGCGCacaatggaagaagaagaatctgcaAGGAAGGCAGAGCAGTTGAAAAAGGAAGAGCAAGCTGCCAAATTGAAGGAACAACATCGGTTGGAGGAGAAGACCAAAGCTGCTGAGGCGctagagaggaagaagagaattgCAGAAAAGGCTCAGGCGAGGGCTGCGCTTAGAGCACGAAAGGAAGCAGAGCATAAAGAGAAG GAAAAGGAGAAGAGGGCAAGAAAGAAGGAGAAAAGGAAGGCAGCAGCGGGAGAGGATGCAAATGATAACAATGAGGGGGAATCTACTATTCCAAGCTCTGAAACTATAACCGAGACTCTCAGGGAATCTGAAATTGAAGAGAAGCTTGTGGCAGTGACAAAGAGGCCTCAAAAGGCACCGCAGTTCAAGCAGCATAGCAAGGCAAAATCGACCCCCCTACCTCTTCGCAACCGTGGTAAGAGAAGGATGCAAACTTGGATGTGGGTTGTAGTTGCGGCATTGGTCCTTTTGGCCTTGTTTCTGGTGGGAAACAGCGGTATCTCTTATCATTTTGGTCTGCAGCGATTCGGTTTCTGA